A stretch of the Leptospira stimsonii genome encodes the following:
- a CDS encoding class I SAM-dependent methyltransferase, with translation MCVQKTPTLSFVNAYFFQTLQGYLHYKYRKIKRILFEDLPDTVVELGPGVGSNLRYFKPGTKLLAVEPNEGMHSLLKKNSEKYSIKMELMNLSAEKLPFPDSSVDAVVCSLVLCTVEKPDQVLKEIKRVLKKGGKFVFLEHVAAEHGSWIEWIQKIVFRPWLWFFEGCRLNRDTQGTLENANFSSLKLEKRSLPTIFLPIRPHVYGIAIK, from the coding sequence ATGTGTGTCCAAAAAACGCCGACATTGAGTTTCGTGAACGCTTATTTTTTTCAGACCTTACAGGGATATCTGCATTATAAATACAGGAAAATCAAAAGGATTCTTTTCGAGGATCTCCCGGATACGGTCGTCGAGCTTGGTCCGGGAGTGGGTTCGAATTTGCGATACTTCAAGCCGGGCACGAAGCTTTTAGCGGTAGAACCGAACGAAGGAATGCATTCTCTTCTGAAAAAGAATTCTGAAAAGTATTCGATCAAAATGGAATTGATGAATTTATCCGCGGAAAAACTTCCTTTCCCCGATTCGTCCGTCGACGCCGTAGTTTGCAGTTTGGTTCTTTGCACCGTCGAGAAACCGGATCAAGTTCTCAAAGAGATCAAACGTGTATTGAAGAAGGGAGGAAAATTCGTCTTCTTAGAACACGTCGCCGCCGAGCACGGTTCCTGGATCGAATGGATTCAAAAAATCGTATTTCGGCCTTGGCTTTGGTTTTTTGAAGGGTGCAGATTGAATCGAGACACGCAGGGAACATTGGAGAACGCGAATTTTTCCAGTTTGAAACTCGAAAAACGTTCGCTTCCAACGATCTTTCTACCGATCCGACCTCATGTTTACGGAATCGCGATCAAATAA
- a CDS encoding MarR family winged helix-turn-helix transcriptional regulator produces MSVEPEKIVHLLSGISERIFFSLSLSYKKEGYKDISPTQGAVLCALRNKMPESMTSISKKIFRDRSTVTQIVKRLVANGYVERFKNVEDSRISEIVLTEKGKAARAAVIRSSRKMFTRIYKHTTFEERRILISLLEKIDSGS; encoded by the coding sequence ATGAGCGTGGAACCTGAAAAAATCGTACACTTGCTCTCGGGGATTTCGGAAAGGATTTTTTTTAGTCTTTCACTGAGTTACAAAAAAGAAGGTTACAAAGACATAAGCCCCACACAAGGAGCCGTCCTCTGCGCACTGCGCAATAAGATGCCGGAATCGATGACTTCGATCTCGAAGAAAATTTTCAGGGATCGATCGACTGTGACTCAGATTGTAAAACGATTGGTTGCGAACGGTTATGTGGAAAGATTTAAAAACGTAGAAGATTCTCGAATTTCCGAAATCGTCCTAACGGAAAAGGGAAAAGCGGCGAGGGCCGCGGTCATACGTTCCTCTCGAAAGATGTTCACAAGAATTTACAAACATACAACGTTTGAAGAAAGAAGAATCCTGATCTCCCTTCTAGAAAAAATCGATTCCGGAAGTTGA
- a CDS encoding TolC family protein — protein sequence MDHKKERTRRKFRNILISGTILFAAIQPATSQEFNANETLMEEEKKSSEGNLNDSKKVLRLTLKEAVNHVLEKNITIQNAKMEYIKADGSELKNESQFTWNLIGGITVFKTTLPNNRNNVFLGTKQSQDKLSVGVEKNFRTGTYAKLEGSTTRFDTSAFEDPASTPSSLSSLAIPPQYTSALTITLSQELLKYGFGKTQKDKDAILRQNTVIKREELIYTLSQLVVQTLVQYWSLNIYDSNVKTLEELESNTRNIRDLTARKRNLGLSEGFEVNLWSSILSQTAGNLEKAKVSRREAERTLIRILNADPSSRIEGVTDLQETVPVDFNVEKDYIYALEHRTDLKNLRKQREIAELNLRIKEAEDMPSLKVSGAYSTRGQNIVAPQQNITDTNRGIASFKYPEAYASFQFSYPLWDKGIKADIRNAKLDVENLQKKEAELKLSIKEELENRYAAIVSGKDIYEGAKKRREEANRFYRGLSERFRQGRFTAVAVKTALDNLIQAELQVAQTKIQLNIDILRYELAKNHIFEKFGVDAQEIIDRLMKMAESKQANLDTTAPTK from the coding sequence ATGGACCACAAAAAGGAAAGGACTCGCAGAAAATTTAGAAATATTCTCATTTCCGGAACCATCCTTTTTGCGGCGATTCAACCTGCTACTTCTCAGGAATTCAACGCCAACGAAACCTTGATGGAAGAAGAAAAAAAATCTTCCGAAGGGAACCTAAACGATTCTAAGAAGGTACTGCGCCTTACGCTCAAAGAAGCGGTCAATCACGTTTTGGAAAAGAACATTACGATCCAAAATGCAAAAATGGAATACATAAAAGCCGACGGGAGCGAATTGAAAAACGAATCTCAATTCACCTGGAACTTGATCGGTGGAATTACAGTTTTTAAAACCACTCTCCCGAACAACCGAAACAACGTTTTCTTAGGAACGAAACAGAGCCAGGATAAACTCAGCGTCGGGGTCGAGAAAAATTTTAGAACCGGGACCTACGCAAAATTGGAAGGAAGTACGACTCGTTTTGATACGAGCGCCTTTGAAGACCCTGCCTCTACTCCTTCGAGTTTGTCTTCTTTAGCGATTCCTCCTCAATATACGAGCGCCCTTACGATCACCCTGAGCCAGGAACTTCTAAAATACGGCTTCGGAAAAACGCAAAAAGACAAAGACGCAATTCTAAGACAAAACACCGTCATCAAAAGAGAAGAATTGATTTATACCCTTTCTCAACTCGTGGTTCAAACCCTTGTTCAATACTGGAGTTTGAATATCTACGATTCCAACGTGAAAACTTTGGAAGAATTAGAATCCAACACCAGAAACATCCGTGATTTGACCGCGAGAAAACGGAATTTAGGCCTTTCCGAGGGATTCGAGGTCAACCTCTGGAGTTCGATTCTTTCCCAGACTGCGGGAAATTTGGAAAAGGCGAAGGTTTCCAGAAGAGAAGCCGAAAGAACTCTGATTCGCATTTTGAACGCGGATCCCTCTTCTCGGATCGAGGGGGTTACGGATCTTCAAGAAACCGTTCCCGTCGATTTTAACGTGGAAAAAGACTATATCTACGCATTGGAACACAGAACCGATTTGAAGAATCTCCGCAAACAAAGGGAAATCGCGGAACTCAATCTAAGAATCAAAGAAGCGGAAGACATGCCTTCGCTAAAAGTTTCGGGTGCGTATTCCACAAGAGGACAAAATATCGTCGCTCCTCAGCAAAATATCACGGACACCAATCGAGGAATCGCTTCTTTTAAATATCCAGAAGCCTATGCTTCTTTTCAATTTTCTTATCCTCTTTGGGACAAAGGAATCAAAGCCGATATCCGAAATGCAAAGTTGGACGTTGAGAATTTGCAGAAGAAAGAAGCGGAACTCAAACTTTCCATCAAAGAAGAATTAGAAAATCGTTATGCGGCGATCGTTTCCGGAAAGGACATCTACGAAGGCGCGAAAAAAAGAAGAGAAGAAGCCAATCGGTTTTATAGAGGCCTTTCCGAACGTTTTAGACAGGGAAGATTCACCGCCGTTGCCGTGAAGACCGCCCTCGACAATTTGATCCAAGCCGAGCTTCAGGTAGCGCAGACCAAGATCCAATTGAACATTGATATTCTTCGATACGAACTCGCAAAAAATCATATCTTTGAAAAGTTCGGAGTGGATGCTCAAGAAATCATCGATCGTCTGATGAAAATGGCAGAATCCAAACAAGCAAATCTGGATACAACCGCTCCTACGAAGTGA
- a CDS encoding cytochrome-c peroxidase, with the protein MFRILSIFFGIYLLLVLSACKEPVQKTELEGFVVKNVIHPSNNPYNKDKVELGKLLYFDKRLSLKGDTNCAICHSVEIQNSETSSAPRNQIHKSIAPPLTNVALYKDVFIDPQANDLEEIVKERVHTALMLKDEKTIVARLNQVAEYRELFEKSFGSPGISMDRIVKAISAFERTIVSKNSKFDRYVMGEESALTPSQKRGMNVFMNKAKCNQCHNGPNFSDSTQHTTGLKGITQKIRTPSLRDVSKKNEFMHNGEFKKLEDVVNHFVNGGSKGSIEDPLLKPAPITEEDKKDLIEFLKSLEGESHPLEMPKIPRA; encoded by the coding sequence ATGTTTCGGATTTTGTCCATATTTTTCGGTATCTATCTTTTGCTCGTTCTCTCGGCTTGCAAAGAACCCGTTCAGAAGACGGAACTGGAAGGTTTTGTCGTTAAGAACGTAATACATCCCAGTAACAATCCTTATAATAAAGACAAGGTAGAATTGGGAAAACTGCTCTATTTTGATAAACGACTTTCTCTAAAAGGGGATACGAACTGCGCGATCTGTCATTCGGTCGAAATACAGAATTCGGAAACGAGTTCCGCTCCTCGAAACCAAATTCACAAATCGATCGCTCCTCCGTTGACGAACGTAGCTTTGTATAAGGACGTATTTATCGATCCACAAGCGAACGATTTGGAGGAGATCGTAAAAGAGAGGGTCCATACTGCGTTGATGCTCAAAGACGAGAAGACGATCGTAGCGAGACTCAATCAAGTCGCGGAATATAGAGAACTTTTTGAGAAGTCTTTCGGTTCTCCGGGGATCAGTATGGATCGAATCGTAAAAGCGATTTCCGCTTTTGAAAGAACGATCGTCTCGAAAAATTCTAAGTTTGATCGTTACGTGATGGGAGAAGAATCCGCTCTGACTCCTTCTCAAAAACGCGGAATGAACGTCTTCATGAATAAGGCGAAGTGCAATCAGTGTCACAACGGACCGAATTTTTCCGATTCGACACAACACACAACGGGACTCAAAGGAATTACGCAAAAGATTCGTACGCCGAGTTTGAGAGATGTCAGCAAGAAGAATGAGTTTATGCACAACGGTGAATTCAAGAAGTTAGAAGACGTCGTAAATCATTTCGTAAACGGCGGTTCGAAAGGTTCCATAGAGGACCCGCTTTTGAAACCAGCGCCGATCACAGAGGAAGATAAAAAGGATCTGATTGAATTTTTGAAATCCTTGGAAGGGGAGTCACATCCTCTCGAAATGCCGAAGATCCCGAGAGCTTAG